Proteins encoded within one genomic window of Streptomyces sp. NBC_00523:
- a CDS encoding ABC transporter ATP-binding protein, translating to MADDNTAGRVPTVIADDVHIVYRVNGGGGGKGSATAALSRIMRREKGQERGVRKVHAVRGVTFTAYRGEAIGLIGTNGSGKSTLLRAIAGLLPTESGSVYTDGQPSLLGVNAALMSDLTGERNVVLGGLAMGMSREEIRERYEDIVEFSGINDKGDFITLPMRTYSSGMAARLRFSIAAAKNHDVLMIDEALATGDRKFQIRSEARIRELRKEAGTVFLVSHSNKSIRDTCNRVLWLEKGELLMDGPTEEVLRAYERETGK from the coding sequence GTGGCTGACGACAACACCGCGGGGCGCGTCCCCACCGTGATCGCCGACGACGTGCACATCGTGTACCGGGTCAACGGCGGCGGCGGTGGCAAGGGCAGCGCCACCGCGGCACTGAGCCGGATCATGCGCCGCGAGAAGGGCCAGGAGCGCGGGGTGCGCAAGGTGCACGCCGTGCGCGGGGTCACCTTCACCGCCTACCGGGGCGAGGCGATCGGGCTCATCGGGACGAACGGCTCCGGCAAGTCGACGCTGCTCCGCGCCATCGCGGGCCTGCTGCCGACGGAGAGCGGCAGCGTCTACACGGACGGCCAGCCCTCGCTGCTCGGCGTCAACGCCGCGCTGATGAGCGATCTGACCGGCGAACGCAACGTGGTGCTCGGCGGCCTCGCGATGGGCATGAGCCGCGAGGAGATCCGCGAGCGCTACGAGGACATCGTGGAGTTCTCCGGCATCAACGACAAGGGCGACTTCATCACCCTGCCGATGCGCACCTACTCCTCCGGCATGGCCGCCCGCCTCCGCTTCTCCATCGCGGCCGCCAAGAACCACGACGTCCTCATGATCGACGAGGCGCTGGCGACCGGTGACCGCAAGTTCCAGATCCGCTCCGAGGCGCGGATCAGGGAGCTGCGCAAGGAGGCCGGCACGGTCTTCCTGGTCAGCCACAGCAACAAGTCGATCCGGGACACCTGCAACCGGGTCCTGTGGCTGGAGAAGGGCGAGCTCCTGATGGACGGCCCGACCGAAGAGGTCCTGCGGGCCTACGAGCGGGAGACCGGCAAGTAG
- the hpnC gene encoding squalene synthase HpnC, with translation MTRTRQARLDTAASGTLGKAAHENFPVAPFFLPRAWRDDLMAVYGFARLVDDIGDGDLAPGGADAVHLGLEPAQSDDRLAMLDALETDLHRVFATTGETPHHPLMRALRPTARRRALTPEPFIGLIEANRQDQKVRRYGTYEELLAYCELSANPVGRLVLQLTGTASPERLRRSDAVCTALQIVEHLQDVAEDLGRDRIYLPAEDMARFHVGETDLAAPTANASVRSLIAYEAERARDLLNEGTPLVGSVHGRLRLLLAGFVGGGRAALTAIAAAGFDVLPGPPGPTKPSLLREVGVVLRKARREG, from the coding sequence GTGACCCGTACCCGGCAGGCGCGGCTCGATACCGCCGCATCCGGAACCCTCGGCAAGGCAGCCCACGAGAACTTTCCGGTCGCCCCCTTCTTCCTGCCGCGCGCCTGGCGCGACGACCTCATGGCCGTCTACGGCTTCGCCCGGCTCGTGGACGACATCGGCGACGGCGACCTCGCCCCCGGTGGCGCCGACGCCGTGCACCTCGGGCTCGAACCGGCCCAGAGCGACGACCGGCTCGCGATGCTCGACGCGCTCGAGACCGACCTGCACCGCGTCTTCGCGACCACCGGCGAGACCCCGCACCACCCGTTGATGCGGGCATTGCGCCCCACCGCCCGGCGCCGCGCGCTCACCCCCGAGCCGTTCATCGGCCTCATCGAGGCCAACCGGCAGGACCAGAAGGTCCGCCGCTACGGCACGTACGAGGAACTGCTCGCCTACTGCGAGCTCTCCGCCAACCCCGTCGGCCGCCTCGTCCTCCAGCTCACCGGGACCGCGAGCCCCGAACGGCTGCGCCGCTCCGACGCCGTGTGCACCGCACTGCAGATCGTGGAGCACCTCCAGGACGTCGCCGAGGACCTCGGCCGCGACCGCATCTATCTTCCGGCCGAGGACATGGCCCGCTTCCACGTCGGCGAGACCGACCTCGCGGCGCCCACCGCCAACGCCTCGGTCCGCTCCCTGATCGCGTACGAAGCGGAACGCGCCCGGGATCTGCTGAATGAAGGCACCCCCCTGGTGGGTAGCGTCCACGGCAGGCTCAGGCTGCTTCTCGCCGGATTCGTGGGAGGAGGACGCGCCGCCCTCACCGCGATCGCGGCCGCCGGATTCGACGTACTGCCCGGACCGCCCGGACCCACCAAGCCCAGCCTGCTGCGCGAAGTGGGAGTTGTTTTGCGAAAAGCGCGTAGAGAGGGATGA
- a CDS encoding ABC transporter permease: MSDTTHGGAVAVSSPPSADDGLSAAELAAKYGLAVSGARPGLLEYVRQLQGRRHFILAFSRAKLTAQYSQAKLGQLWQVATPLLNAAVYFLIFGLILGTKKGIPQEVFIPFLVTGVFVFTFTQSSVMAGVRAISGNLGLVRALHFPRASLPISFSLQQLQQLLYSMIVLIAVTVGFGSYPRLSWLLVLPALAMQFFFNTGLALAMARMGAKTPDLAQLMPFVMRTWMYASGVMFSIPVMLADKPAWITDVLQYNPAAIYMDLVRFALIDGYGSENLPDHVWVVALAWSIVVGIVGFVYFWKAEERYGRG, encoded by the coding sequence GTGAGTGACACAACCCATGGCGGCGCGGTTGCGGTGAGCAGCCCGCCCTCAGCCGACGACGGCCTGAGCGCGGCCGAGCTGGCCGCGAAGTACGGCCTTGCGGTCAGCGGTGCCCGGCCCGGACTCCTCGAGTACGTGCGCCAGCTCCAGGGGCGGCGCCATTTCATCCTGGCGTTCTCCCGGGCCAAGCTGACCGCCCAGTACAGCCAGGCGAAGCTGGGCCAGCTGTGGCAGGTGGCGACCCCGCTCCTGAACGCGGCGGTCTACTTCCTCATCTTCGGGCTGATCCTCGGCACGAAGAAGGGGATCCCGCAGGAGGTCTTCATCCCGTTCCTGGTGACCGGGGTGTTCGTCTTCACCTTCACGCAGAGCTCCGTGATGGCCGGTGTACGCGCGATCTCCGGGAACCTCGGCCTGGTCAGGGCCCTGCACTTCCCGCGCGCCTCGTTGCCGATCTCCTTCTCGCTCCAGCAGCTCCAGCAGCTGCTGTACTCGATGATCGTGCTGATCGCGGTCACGGTCGGATTCGGCAGCTACCCCCGGCTCTCCTGGCTGCTGGTGCTCCCCGCGCTGGCGATGCAGTTCTTCTTCAACACCGGACTGGCGCTCGCCATGGCCAGAATGGGCGCCAAGACCCCGGACCTGGCGCAGCTGATGCCGTTCGTCATGCGGACCTGGATGTACGCCTCCGGCGTCATGTTCTCCATCCCGGTGATGCTCGCGGACAAGCCGGCCTGGATCACCGACGTGCTCCAGTACAACCCGGCGGCCATCTACATGGACCTGGTCAGGTTCGCCCTGATCGACGGATACGGCTCCGAGAACCTGCCGGACCACGTCTGGGTGGTCGCCCTCGCCTGGTCGATCGTGGTGGGCATCGTGGGCTTCGTGTACTTCTGGAAGGCAGAGGAACGGTACGGCCGTGGCTGA
- the hpnD gene encoding presqualene diphosphate synthase HpnD: MSRTVEGQTTYMSAPVQAAYSYCEAVTGQQARNFAYGIRLLPAEKRQAMSALYALSRRVDDIGDGELEPETKRVRLESTRTLLDRVRAGKVEEDDTDPVAVALADAARRFPLPLDGLDELIDGVLMDVDGAVYETWDDLKVYCRCVAGAIGRLSLGVFGTEPGAPGAERAPEYADTLGLALQLTNILRDVREDAGNGRTYLPADDLAKFGCSAGFQRATPPPGSDFAGLVHFEVRRARALFAEGYRLLPMLDRRSGACVAAMAGIYRRLLDRIERDPEAVLRGRVSLPGHEKAYVAVRGLSGLDARHISRRTARGRV; this comes from the coding sequence ATGAGCCGGACCGTGGAGGGACAGACGACGTACATGTCGGCACCGGTACAGGCCGCTTACAGTTACTGCGAGGCCGTCACCGGACAGCAGGCGCGCAACTTCGCGTACGGCATCAGGCTGCTGCCGGCCGAGAAGCGGCAGGCCATGTCGGCCCTGTACGCCCTCTCCCGCCGGGTGGACGACATCGGCGACGGCGAACTGGAGCCGGAGACCAAGCGCGTCCGCCTGGAGAGCACCCGCACCCTGCTCGACCGCGTCCGCGCCGGCAAGGTCGAGGAGGACGACACCGACCCGGTCGCCGTCGCGCTCGCCGACGCCGCCCGCAGGTTCCCGCTGCCGCTCGACGGGCTCGACGAGCTCATCGACGGCGTCCTGATGGACGTGGACGGTGCCGTCTACGAGACCTGGGACGACCTCAAGGTCTACTGCCGGTGCGTCGCGGGCGCCATCGGGCGCCTGAGCCTCGGCGTGTTCGGCACGGAGCCCGGCGCTCCCGGCGCCGAGCGCGCCCCCGAGTACGCCGACACCCTCGGCCTCGCCCTCCAGCTGACGAACATCCTGCGCGACGTCCGCGAGGACGCGGGCAACGGCCGCACCTACCTGCCCGCCGACGACCTCGCCAAGTTCGGCTGCTCCGCGGGCTTCCAACGGGCCACCCCGCCGCCCGGCTCCGACTTCGCGGGCCTCGTCCACTTCGAGGTCCGGCGCGCCCGCGCCCTGTTCGCCGAGGGCTACCGGCTGCTGCCGATGCTCGACCGGCGCAGCGGCGCCTGCGTGGCGGCCATGGCCGGCATCTACCGCAGGCTCCTCGACCGCATCGAGCGCGACCCCGAGGCGGTGCTGCGCGGCCGGGTCTCGCTCCCGGGTCACGAGAAGGCGTACGTCGCGGTGCGCGGCCTGTCCGGTCTCGACGCCCGGCACATCTCACGGCGCACGGCCCGAGGGCGTGTC